In the genome of Sciurus carolinensis chromosome 3, mSciCar1.2, whole genome shotgun sequence, one region contains:
- the Dusp28 gene encoding dual specificity phosphatase 28: protein MSPERAAHCGSTEAAPPTFTRVAHALFLGNARAAGATELLQRAGVTLCVNVSRLQPGPSAPGVAELRVPVFDDPAEDLLVHLEPTCAAMEAAVRAGGACLVFCKNGRSRSAAVCTAYLMRYRGLSLERAFQTVKSARPVAEPNPGFWSQLEKYEQTIQTQSRLSREPADPGSARH from the exons ATGAGCCCGGAAAGAGCTGCCCACTGCGGATCCACCGAGGCCGCGCCGCCGACCTTCACGCGTGTCGCCCACGCGCTCTTCCTCGGAAACGCGCGCGCCGCGGGCGCCACGGAACTGCTGCAGCGCGCGGGCGTCACGTTATGTGTCAACGTCTCCCGCCTGCAGCCGGGCCCGAGCGCGCCCGGAGTGGCCGAGCTGCGCGTGCCCGTTTTCGACGACCCGGCCGAGGACCTGCTGGTGCACCTGGAGCCCACCTGCGCCGCCATGGAGGCCGCGGTGCGCGCCGGCGGCGCCTGCCTGGTCTTCTGTAAGAACGGCCGCAGCCGCTCAGCAGCCGTCTGCACCGCCTACCTCATGCGGTACCGCGGCCTCAGCCTGGAGCGTGCCTTCCAG ACTGTCAAGAGCGCCCGTCCGGTAGCCGAACCCAATCCGGGTTTCTGGTCTCAACTCGAGAAGTACGAGCAGACCATCCAGACCCAGTCCCGCCTGTCCCGGGAGCCCGCTGACCCCGGAAGCGCGCGGCATTGA